ctcccacctgtctcctgatcacattagctgtggttttccagtcatctggaagcacctcctggcctcccagagcctgtcttaactccttcctaaaagtcatgcaacacttttccttttttagcttccaccatttcatcttctgctctgcctttgccctcttcatcttcctgacCACCAGAGTCAGAGTCCTGCACactaccatcctatgctgtttggctacactttcgcctaccactactttccagtcactgatctccttcaggttacaccgtctacacaagatgtagtccacctgtgtgctcataccaccactcttataggtcaccctatgttcctgcctcttctggaagaaagtattcactatagccatttccatcctttttgcaaagtcaactaccagctgtccttctgcgttcctctcctggataccaaacctgcccatcacctcctcacctctgtgtcctgcaccaacatgtccattgaagtctgcaccaatgacaactctctcacttctaggtatgctctgcatcacttcatcaaagtccagccagaatttctccttctcctccagctcacatcctacttgTAGAGCATACCCACTAAGAACATTgagcatcacaccttctatttctagcttcagactcatcactctaaccgacactctttttacctccaggacattcctaacaacctcctccttcaagataactcctactccatttctcttccaatctccaccatgatagaacaacttgaaccctgctcctaaacttctagccttgctacctttccacctggtctcctggacacacagtatgtctaccttccttctctgcatcatgtcaaccaactctctaccttcccctgtcatagttccaacattaaaTGTCCCTACTCtgagtcctatactcttggcgttcctcttccctctcttcgtgcgagcacactttcctcctctccttcttcaaccaacagtagtccaattccTCCGGCGCCCTGtgggtcaacagcgccgatggcggtcgttgttaatctgggcctcgaccgatctggtatggaagtcatagctttgattcgcatctttgatttggcaaaagttttaagccagatgcccttcctgacgcaaccctctgtatttatcacctaaataaataaatcaggatAACAGGATAATTTAAATGAAGGGTAAAGTATTTCAGCACTTCCATACCTGTATTTTACATTCTCATCCTGGTCCATATTTGTCTGTAATTTGGCAAACCAGGAaaaaaactgcaacaaaaaatGACACTGTATTGAAACTGCAGTCAACATCTTCCAGAAGTATaatattgtttaaaataaaattatgcaCCCTACAttgaaatatattatttactGATTACCACTTGTTAAACCAAATGGTTATATACAACTGATTTTGCATTCCAAAATGCGACTTTTGCAGTCAGTCTCAAAATTATCCAATTTCCTGtttataatattattttctCATGAGAGCACACAATTGACAAGTCATTTGCTGGCAAAAAATGTGCTAATCCTCACAAACTatgtataaaagaaaaagttccatcaagaaagaattaaaaaattCTCAGGAATGCTGCCAGAAGCTTGTATCTGGCTATGCATTAAGTTTGCAGAGAGTCACTGCAACAAAATGTTGCTAAAAAAGCATTACAGACTTCGATTTGTTTTCTAAAACttgaaagcaaaataaaaagatcttgaagggaaaaaaagcattAGACAATTGTTGTATGTAGTAAGTGTTGAGTAACTTAAGAGACAGCAGcagtcagtaaaaacaaaattttttgtgTTAAGAGATGGGAAAAACACTTGCAGAGTCTGTGATTCCAAGTTAAATCAATCAATTCTCGTGAGACTTAATGATTGTAAACAGCTAATAAATAGTAAATTCTCCCATTAATCCTGATATGCAATGTGTATATACACAATGATTTTGCATACAACTAAAGGCATGTTTAGTTATAGTAATCGCAACTTTCAGCAAAGATGTTACCTGTTGTGCTGTTTCTATCTTGTCATTCTCTATATCGAGCATCTGGAAACCCTTGAGCAGGACATCCTCTGTTGAAGCAGGCACAGTGGCTGTAAAGGATGACTGCAAGGAACGCGACGAAAGGCTGCCCAAGTCCTCAATTGGCAACTGCAAAACAAAGTGGCTATTTTTAATAGCCATTAATATACCCACACGAATTCATATCAAGCTAGCTGGACGACTTGACGTGGTGAGGTGCACCTACATGCCCTCTCACTACAAAACGGAATGCCGTTGTGGATGATCCTGTTTAAATTCTGGGAAGCGACGTAACTTCATGCCAACAGCTACGTGGTTCAAACCCAAATGTAAGTAAGTTAGCAACTCGGAAGGCTAGCTAGCTGATGAGCTAACAGGAATCATATCTCACCTCTGACGGGATAGAAACTGTTTCAGCTGCGGCTCGTAGCTCGAGAACAGAGTCCATTTGTTTCTCTGTGAGGGGGGCCATGGCATCCGTGCGACGGTCCCATAACGACAGTTTTTCCCAGGTTTCCTTATCTGTTGGGTCCAAGAGTGACTGATCTGAGAACGCCATCGTCACTTCGTACACCACCAACGTCAGCAGCTACGCGAGGGTACTTCCTGTTCCGGGAgtgtgggcggggctccagTTAGTCACGTGTCAAAAATTCTGTAGTTCACACTGAAGTGGACTACAGTAATTTGACAGAACATTATTACTACCACACGCAAGCAGATAGACAGACCAGTACGGTAATAACTGTAAACTATCATTTTAGCGTGATTTCTTTTCTAGATTATAATTTGTTAAAACATGTaactactgtacatgttttaCCTTCTTTTGACATCCTGTCTTACTTCAATTCTAAGCcatgataaattatttaaactTCCTGTATTTGTATAAAAAGATTGAATCTGTTtgctgtcttgtttttgtttatttgcattttgtCTTATTAAGACAAGTCTTATACAGgatagaaacattaaaaaatacgtCCCTtaagaaatacaaaacattttctattaTGATATGAATTGTAGtcctttgttatttttatatactgtcTTGCTCAAAATAATTCCATTTCAATTTTCCCACATCAAGTGCTACATATTTTGACTTACCCAGATTTGTCTTACACAATCACTGGATGACAGTTGAAGGATATAATACTATTGTGGCAAAGCTAACACCACAAGTCTAATAGACCGAGGTGATTGAATTAGGCAGCCATGGTGTCTGGCGGCATAATCAATCAACACAGAAAATAGAGACCCAGCAGGTGGAACCCTGAGGCAAACGTGTAATTCATAAACttttgtagttgtttttttcttttccattatgTCTATGTCTTTGATAAGTCTTAATAACGAGCAATTGCAATAAAATATTCTGATTCTGGTTCTCATATCTGCAGGTCCTCACTGACAGTAAAGCATTTGATCGaactaattttaaatgtttcttttgtgtgtgtgtgtgtgtgtgtgtgtgtgtgtgtgtgtgtgtgtgtgtgtgtgtgtgtgtgtgtgtgtgtgtgtgtgtgtgtgtgtgtgtgtgtgtgtgtgggtgggtgtgtgtaaatatttttttaaattttatttacttaaatgATTTCTAGCAcatagtacttttttttttaaattattattatttttatgcaatTTAATGTGTAATATTATGGTAACTGCTCTTTTAATTTGTATTatcatttgtgtgttcatctccCTGTCTTTGGTTTAATTATTGAATAAAaactatgttaaaaaaaaagaagatttctAGCATTCCATTACCCACAAAAATAAAGACCACACATGTCAAGATCCATCAGATTCTTGGTGGCATTACACAGAGGAGATTGTGTTCACGTTCCAATTCTGTCTGCAGGGTGTCTCATGAGAAGGTCACACAGAgttcagatttttcttttttctcctgtcTACTTAAGTTGAAAGGAGATGCTGTAGAATTTAAACCATGTTACTCCATAACAAAAAGAGATGTCAGAGTGAATCTTGTCAGACAATATATTTTGGCTCAGCATTTGCTCAGAGTCAACCTTGGAAAACAAAACTTTCTTTGCATTGGTGACAATATTGTCACAATGTGAGAGCTTTCATAAGAACCCATGTGGGGGACCATGTTATtctcaaatgaatgaatgtagtAATTGAACAGATGTTAAATTTTTATGTTACCGAGACACAGTTTTCACTAGCAACACATTTGAAATGAAGATGACAAGATGATCAggcaaagacatttttattaaaatttgacagccagaaatgtgaaaaatgtggccagaaactgatttaaaactgtcaaaataaaacaaataaccCCAACTGCTGCACATTGTGCCATCATTAAcagataataaatatttgaatatttctaacatcaaaaaagcaaaacagcTATTAACTATTGCTGTTAGATCCTTCTAAGTGCTTTCCAAAAAGAAATAGAACAGAAATCTTTTAAGGTACGAAATGTTTAGAAATACCCTCTCCAAGAAATGTCCTCTCCAAATGCTGCAAAGTATgaacttttaaaaacattactTCTAAAACAACCTGAAATACAAAATTTCATAACATTACTTACATTTAATGGGACTGTATAAAGAGACTGTATAAATGTTGATATGAATTCAAATGATGCTTTGAGAATATTTCCAGCTCTAACTGCAAGCAAACCTTAAAACCATTCTGCAGTGTAAGGTATATATgtgcaaagcaaacaaaatcaacaaatatctgtaaaaaaattcttaaacaattaaaatatatttcataggCTTGATCGACACTTTAATTGCATGTGGTCAGGTTACTCACAACATGTGCATCACAGTCAATGAGGTACAGGCAGTCAAGTCTAGTAAACAGGTATTGTCAGTTGTTGTAGTCTGTCTCCTCAAGGTAATCTGGAATGGGCAGTCCGGTGAGAATTGTTAAACATCTGTTCCACACGTTGAACACAGGACAGACTGGCTGAACAAAGGAAATGTCAAATGTGTGCAAGTGCTGAGAGTTGACGGCATCGTAGAAAGACAAAGACCCAGAGTCATAGTCCAGCAACACCCCCAAACGCCGCAGGTGGGGCGAAGGCTCAATGGGTATCTCCTTGCTGTTGTGGCGCACCACCCATGAGTTGTTGCATCGAGACAACACCCAAGAGGCCGAATTTTTGCCAATCCACTCTTGTTTTGGTGCCGATTTGTATGTGATTCCCACTGCAAACCTGCACgtgcaacagaaaataataattatgtttAAAATGGCATAAAAATTGTAAAACTGATACTTCATAAAAAAAGAGATGTTATTGGCATTGTAAACCTGAAAATTGTCAAACTCTTAGTGGGTCTACAGCAACAGTCAGAGGAATACCAAATACCTCTGATGCCCATAAACacttcatgcaaaaaaaaacaagttctcTTTGATTCATGCTGGGctaaacaggaaaaaaacatacaaagagCAAAATGTTGTTCTTCAGTGACTGAATGAAATCTCATTGCCCAAAATTTTGCACAGTGCAAGGAAAACAAAGCATCGTGGAAAGACTTCTACTTCCCCTTTCAATTGTTATCCAAATACTGTACAACATGTTATGACAAAACCAAttctacaataaaaaaataataatttaatttaacaatcCACCGATACTgtaacatgaatatttttaccATGTGCTTCCTCCTATCAGTGCTTCCCAGTAATGGCGGCCACTGTCGATAAAGACATTTCCTGCAACACCGTAGCTGCTGTGGCTGGAGAATCGATCCTGACTGTGGCTCTTCTTGGAAGATGTCTCATCCCTCTCCACCGTCTGGTTGTCATGGGACACCCTCAGCTTCTTGTGTGCTGATTTTGGGTCTAATTTGAATGGCTGACCTTAAAAAGAAATCttcctttttaaaatgcattacaaTATTTATGTATAATTAACTGTGTAATAAATTTGGTGCAGTTACATACTGTTGGTTTTGAGTTTCTCTGGTTCGCTGCTACGGTTTCCTGCCTGATTTATGGCCTTCACTATGAAAATGTACTTGATGCCACATTGGAGCCCATGCACCGTGTAGTGATTTTGCTTGATGTTTGGTACAATCATCCAGCTATCAGCAGAGTTGCACAAACCTGCAGccgagagagacaaagaaacacttgaaaagaaaaatttaaatcacTTAACTCATGGTGGAAACAGCTGATACAAACAGAGAAGAAATGCAGCATAATTACCGTAAATGCAGTGTTTCAGTCTGCGGCTGCTATTTTTTAGGTACTCAAATATAATCAAGTGAGCATGAACCCTGAGGCAGATCACAATATATTCCTCAATCAAGCTATTGTGACCTTGTTAGAGCAAGGGATTAAAGTGGTTTGCTGCTCAAACGTGAGGTAATATTGACTTTATGATACACAGCTGGATGTAAATCCACtaaattgttgttttcttctccttacATCATATCCTAGACACTGTATTGTATTTAAGCAGCATCCAGTTATCCACAAAAGTCATGACAGATCTCTTCTGTGGCTACAATACAATATTATGTTTTTGATATTGTAACATTGCCCCCAAGCAATTTAAAATCAAGCAGAGAAAATCCCTTTCAAATCCCTCCATCTTTGCCATGTTTCCAACCACAAATATTATTCTGCACTCCCACCAGAGAACAGTATATAAACTTACTGACAACATTAGTTTGGCTGGTGAAGATAGCATACTGGAGTTCATAGGATACAACAGAGAATTCATCGTCTGATGACCAGTGAACTGTGATTGTGTCATATGAAGCGGTGCATAATTCCTCACGGATTATTGGCGGATTTGGTGCTgcagtcaaaaaacaaaagacaatcGTTGTTCAAGACAGCAATTAAAGACGAGTGTATTCtgtacaaaacaacacaaaatatcaaacaaatttaaaaaaaatggattcCACTAGTTGTAATCTGGATCCCCCAGAAATAACTGTACAACAGGGGCCTAAGCATAAACAGCCAATGCCAAATAGTTTAGTTCAGTGGAATTAAAGCTCAAATCCTCTCTAACATCTGtgatattttctattttgtcaTTTCCTAGACgcgtcattaaaacatttttgtcaatgaaTGGTGGAGCCTTTACTTGGAGGATAAATCAAAATGAATTGTTTTGTAGAAGAATGTTCAAAAAGTTCTCATCTGTCAGAACAAAGTCATCAAGTAACACAGTATAACATGGTCTATGTATTGAACAAGATCCTAGTCACCTGTAAGATAATCCAAGCTTTCAAGCAATTTCTTTTCTCTTGTAAAGTCCAAAGCAAAAGTATCGAAGGTGTCATTCAAGTTAATTTCTGGCAGCAGTATTTGAGATGAAGCTGTCGCCATAGAAACTCTGTAATAAAGCAGTACATAATTAGATGGATTGATTGCCTGTTGCTGGTTTTTGGAGATATTTGTAGCCTCACCTGTCACAGATGCTTTTAGCCGTCTggaggaagtgggtgtggtCCGTCTCCTTGAGAGCTTGGTCGGCCTGAGTGATGAGGGACGAGGACCTCTCGATGCACTGCTTGCAGCTGGCTATCTGCTGGGCTAGTTTCCTCAGTCGCACAGACTGTGCAAGAAGCAAGAGACATGTTGATGGATGAAAAGCTTAGTAAATAACCAACCACTGTCTAAAAGATGAAACTGACATTTGCCAAATTTGACTTTATCTCACTTTGAAAATCTTGAAAATCTGACTTGGACCTTTGagaattggattttttttgtacttgtgTAATGCTCGCAAAGTGGCAAGGTTCAGCCACTTATAAAAACTGTTCTGGCATGAGAGAGATAATCATGAAACATCCCTGATGACACCATCACATTATCTAGCCCTGCTATCCCACATCTGTGACACATTGGATTAGTGGTGGAAAGCAGCCTCAACCTAATGCAAGATATAAAACAAGGAAGCATAGAGTCGTCATGCAAGCAGGTCCATGATCGAAACAGGCCTGATCTCACTCTGACAATGATTATGGTGCAGCATGCAGGGTTTATTTCTAATAGAATCTACCAGTAATAATCTAATAGAGGACATGATGTGAAATTATTCAAGGGATGCAGCACATCAAACGCTGTGCCAGAAAATGTGAGGAGTGATACTGAAGACAAAACGCATCAGTGAACACAACAGGCTGGCAATGGTTTGCtattttatacatatttaaACAACAGCACATATTTTGCTACTACTACAATCTACGATTCAAAACTTTTTGGAGATGTGAGGCTTTTCCTCAACAGCCTGTGATTTGTTACCACCATAGTGAGAGCTGCATGCACAGGTGTTGTGAGAGGAGCAAAGGTCATCGAGCACGAGGAgataaacaaaaagacaaaggtAATCCAGTACAAAAGTgacaaaaggttaaaaaaaaacaaaaaaacatacctTTCCCTCCTTTATCTTGGAAGCTATGATTTGTCTGCGCTGCTGGATGATATTAATCAGCAGGTCACACTCCTCAAgcagtttattttcttgtcttgATGCATTAGCCTGGATGGAAGCAGATAAAAAACATTGGACATAATgtaaatgcttttctttttcctttgctATTAAAATGAgtgcttgtttgtttgattaAACATTTCCTAAAGACAAACTTCATATGACAGGAAAACTATATTAGGGAATGTAATTCCCCCTAACATTGGGCAGGGAAATTGATTTTGctcacattttgtattttatccCAAATGTACGGATAATCACACTGATTGATGAGAATTGTGGTACACAGTGAATTAGAGATTCTTTGTTTTAGCAACACTTAAATGTACCCACACCCATGGAAATATATTCAGTGTAAAGTTGTTCTGAAAATGCTAAATTTGCTTCAACTTGTAAGCAATGTTTACATTGTGATTAAATCgctttaatcatttttatctGTGTCAAAATAAGGAGCTTGAACAACATGAGCAGCATCACCTCAACATGCTGGCAAGTTTGGATAAGTTTGCCCATCAAACTTTCCAAATCACTGGTCCTCTTGATGAGACTGCTGAGGTTGGAATCCAGGGCGTGCTGCAAAGAGAGTTAAAGATGAGTATTTAATCACACGTTGGCTCCCACCACACCACCATCATCAGAGTGTAAACAGCAGAATAAAGAGTCTGGTGGACGAGAATGTAAGGACCTAAGTTATGTGGAATCAACACAACAGGGGACATACTGTACAAGGCTGCCTCTTGTTATGACTGGACACATTTGGGGATCCCCGAATATGTCTCACAAACCCCCATGATCGGGCTCAGGAGAGCATCTGCCAGGGATTCGGTCAGCCAAAGCCCGACTGTGTTAATCAGTGACTCAGATCAAAGGATTATGGCACTGAGCTATCTCATACTGTTTTTGGTAAAAATGATGACTGTGTGCTGAGGTGGTGTGAAATATCAAATGAGATAAAGTGTTGCTCTACTGGAATAAAATATTAACGTGCAATTACATGTAATAGTGTCATAAATGATTACATAAAGCAAAGGCATAACAAACCAGATGACACaagtgtgggaaaaaaaatcagcaggtactttgcaaaaacaaatccaaaGCAATCATCAgtaataaaatctaaattattACTTTTGTGTGAGCATATGTTTTCAATTGAAATTTCCATTGAATTCGATGATTGTTTTGGTTTAACAGGGACACACTGTGAAGTAGTAAACAATCCAAATCGGTACTGTCATTCTGTTAATCTCCCAACATTCAGAGCATTTTAATGTTCTCTTTGTTCACAAATGTCAAATATGTAATTATGAAATTTGTGGctgaaaacaaatattgaaaATAGTCAgtagaaatgaacagaaactaGAAGGCCTGTAGCAGATAGGGGGTTAACTTCCTTCAGGGTTCAGGTTTTACTTTGTGATGTTGGGTACATCGCTGCGTATTAAAATAGCAAAGGCTTTATTTTACCACTCTCAGCagtatgatttatttatatgaAAGAGAAAGTGAGGAATCTAAGATGCATATCTCCAGATACAGGTGAGGGGAATAAAACATTCTCAAACTGGGCacatgaaacataaaatatgaatcAAACTGAAGTTAAATATAAGCAAATGCCCCGGTTAACATTTTGATGCATTGTTCTTCTCAAAGTGCCTAAAAAGCATCTGCTCGTCCAACATAAATACGCTCTATGTGTTTGGACAGCTCTCGCTAGCTGAGTTCTCTTTCCGAAAGGTATTTAAGGTCGATGAGAGGAAAGAATAGCAGCTTCCTTTTGCATGTGAATGCTTCTAGTCTAACACCTTAGCTTTGGCCAGCCTCTtttccttcctgtctgacagGTCACTGTCAGGTTTTGGAGTTTTTTCCTGTGTCAACATTAGCAATCGGCTCTATTGTCAGAGTTTGTCCCATCATCCTGTGAGCACTGCGGGCAGTGACCAACTGTGATCCCTGATGTTGAACTGACTTTTAGGTTGTCATTGAGTTGGATCAgctcaacagtttttttttacacacactttATCAGGTATAAAGGTATTCTGTAGTTTGACAAAATCACATTTGATCAGAATTTCAAATAAAGCtgacggtggcgcagtggttagcgctgttgc
This window of the Antennarius striatus isolate MH-2024 chromosome 12, ASM4005453v1, whole genome shotgun sequence genome carries:
- the mid1 gene encoding E3 ubiquitin-protein ligase Midline-1 isoform X1 produces the protein METLESELTCPICLELFEDPLLLPCAHSLCFNCAHRILVSHCTPSEPIQSISAFQCPTCRYVITLNQRGLEGLKRNVTLQNIIDRYQKASLSGPNSPNETRRERATTGGKAMTSPNDRVQCQFCEQDPPQNAVKTCVTCEVSYCEECLKATHPNKKPFTGHRLIEPLLDSTLRGLMCLEHEDEKVNMYCVTDEQLICALCKLVGRHRDHQVAALSDRYDKLKKSSCHFLCMGRDRSHQEAEQHALDSNLSSLIKRTSDLESLMGKLIQTCQHVEANASRQENKLLEECDLLINIIQQRRQIIASKIKEGKSVRLRKLAQQIASCKQCIERSSSLITQADQALKETDHTHFLQTAKSICDRVSMATASSQILLPEINLNDTFDTFALDFTREKKLLESLDYLTAPNPPIIREELCTASYDTITVHWSSDDEFSVVSYELQYAIFTSQTNVVSLCNSADSWMIVPNIKQNHYTVHGLQCGIKYIFIVKAINQAGNRSSEPEKLKTNSQPFKLDPKSAHKKLRVSHDNQTVERDETSSKKSHSQDRFSSHSSYGVAGNVFIDSGRHYWEALIGGSTWFAVGITYKSAPKQEWIGKNSASWVLSRCNNSWVVRHNSKEIPIEPSPHLRRLGVLLDYDSGSLSFYDAVNSQHLHTFDISFVQPVCPVFNVWNRCLTILTGLPIPDYLEETDYNN
- the mid1 gene encoding E3 ubiquitin-protein ligase Midline-1 isoform X2, whose translation is METLESELTCPICLELFEDPLLLPCAHSLCFNCAHRILVSHCTPSEPIQSISAFQCPTCRYVITLNQRGLEGLKRNVTLQNIIDRYQKASLSGPNSPNETRRERATTGGKAMTSPNDRVQCQFCEQDPPQNAVKTCVTCEVSYCEECLKATHPNKKPFTGHRLIEPLLDSTLRGLMCLEHEDEKVNMYCVTDEQLICALCKLVGRHRDHQVAALSDRYDKLKHALDSNLSSLIKRTSDLESLMGKLIQTCQHVEANASRQENKLLEECDLLINIIQQRRQIIASKIKEGKSVRLRKLAQQIASCKQCIERSSSLITQADQALKETDHTHFLQTAKSICDRVSMATASSQILLPEINLNDTFDTFALDFTREKKLLESLDYLTAPNPPIIREELCTASYDTITVHWSSDDEFSVVSYELQYAIFTSQTNVVSLCNSADSWMIVPNIKQNHYTVHGLQCGIKYIFIVKAINQAGNRSSEPEKLKTNSQPFKLDPKSAHKKLRVSHDNQTVERDETSSKKSHSQDRFSSHSSYGVAGNVFIDSGRHYWEALIGGSTWFAVGITYKSAPKQEWIGKNSASWVLSRCNNSWVVRHNSKEIPIEPSPHLRRLGVLLDYDSGSLSFYDAVNSQHLHTFDISFVQPVCPVFNVWNRCLTILTGLPIPDYLEETDYNN